DNA sequence from the Streptomyces sp. NBC_01497 genome:
CGGCCATGCCGCCACGGCTCCCCCGTGGTCGTGCCGGCATGGCCCGGGCGACCGTGTCGCGGCCGCGCCAGGAGGACAGTAGAGGAGGGCCGCAGGGCTGTGCGAGGTGCACCTCGCACAGCGGAGGGGCCCGCCGGTTTCGTCCCGCACAGCGGCGGCCGCCGAGGCGCCGGATCGGACGGGTTCCACCGTGCTGATGCGGTGCCGGCCCGGCCTCTGACCGGCCTCGGACCGTGCTCGGTCCGGCGGCGGGCCGGTTTCAGACCTCGCCGAGCGCCTTCAGCGCGAGCCACAGCTCGTACGTGTCACTCGGAGCGTGCAGCAGCGACCGCCCCATCAGCTCCTCCGCGCGCACGAGGCGCTTGCGCAGACCGGGAGGCGAGATGCCGAGCGCGGCCGCCGCCTCGGACAGCCGGGTGTCCGCCCGCAGCCAGGCGCACACCGTGTCCACCCCGGCCGGGCCGAGCGGAGCGAGGCGGGCCCGCGCCCAGGTCTGGGCCGCGGGGGTGGCGAGCAGTGCGGGCAGGTCGGTGGGGCATCCCGCGGTCGGCGGTGTGTGCGGGGAACGCAGCCGCAGGGCCAGCCACACCGCCGACTGCTGGGCGACGCAGGTCAGGAGGTCGAAGCCCAGGAGGTGTTCGACGAGCCGCAGCCGGGCCGTCAGTGTGTTGCGGTGGATCTTCAGGTGCCGGCCGGCGCCGGTACCGAAGGTCAGCCAGGACGCCAGTGTGCCGAGCAGTTCGTCGGCGCCGGGATCGGAGCGGCGGGCCGGTTCGTAGGCCAGACAGGGCCCGAGCAGGTCCGTGGCCCAGCGCGCCCCTTCCGAGCCCAGCAGCGGTGCGAGACCGTCCTGCCGGTTGAAGCGCGACCATCGCCCCGGCGCTCCCCTGGCCACGGCCAGCGCGTGGAACGCCTGCTCGTAACCCGACGCCGTGTCCCGCAGGGCCACGTCGGCACTGGCCCCGATGCGGCACTCCGGCATCTCCTCCAGCACGTCCTGTTCCCACCGGTGGGCCTCCGCCGGTATCAGCGCGATGAGGTGCCGGGAACGCACCGGGCACGGCACTATCCACGCCGCGCCCTCCGCGACCCGCTCCAGCCGCGCCGCCGCCGCGGACCGGTCCCGTACGGACGATTCGACCACGCACACCCTGAGGAGACCCGGCAGCCGGTCCCCCATCGCCCCGGCGACCCGGTGTGCCAGGGTCACACTGCCGCCGACCAGCAGGTGCAGCACCGCTTCCCGCCCCTGGGCCCGCGCCTGGTCCATCCGGTACCGGGCCCGGGTGTACTCCTCGGAGCGCAGCGACAGCTCCAGCAGCCGCGCGGCGTCCGTGAGGAGTGTGCCGTAGCGGTCGTCGCCGCCGCCTTCCAGCGTCAAGTACGGATCGCGTCCCAGGGCGGCCATGTGCACGGTCCGGCCGTGCTCACCGCCGGTCACACCGGACGGCGCCCCGCGCCGGTGCAGTTCCGCCACCGCGAGGACCACGGCGCGCGCGGGACGGCTGGGAGCCGCCGCGAGAACCGATCCGGCGCCCGAGATCAGCGCGGCCGCACCGCCGGTCCGCCGGGCCAGCCACTCCAGCACGGCCCCCACCGCGCCCGGTCCGTTGACCAGGCGTACCAACGCGAGCGCGTCCTCGGCCCGCGCCGCCCCCGATCGGGGCTCCTCAGCCATGTCCCGGCCTCGCCGCGCGTCGTTCATGCACGACACCGTAGTCAGTCCCGCACAGGGACCGGGGTCGCCGAGGCCGGCCCCGGGACGGTTCCGCAGGCGCGTATCCGGTACTTCGGGGATACGCTGACACCGGACGGAACGTGCGGTATGCGTGGTTCGTCGCGCCGGAACGGGCGGAGGCGGCCCTGGAGGGTGTGTCAGCCGGGCGGCTGCTGTCCTTTCGGCCGGTGCGCGCCGTCCGTCGTCGAGCCGTGCCGCGCGGCACGGCGATTCGTCAGCTCAGGACCAGCCGGCCGCCTTAGGTACGTCCCGCCTCATGCTCCCGGGAGCGGGACGCGACGTACGCGGACACACCTCCGCATGCGACGCGCCCTCACCCCTCGTTCCCGCGCCGCCCCTTGCCGCGCCGCCGCACTCGCCCCCGGTACCCGTCCCCCGTGATCCTCGAAGGAGAAACGCCATGAGCGCAGCGACCACCCCGT
Encoded proteins:
- a CDS encoding helix-turn-helix domain-containing protein, with translation MNDARRGRDMAEEPRSGAARAEDALALVRLVNGPGAVGAVLEWLARRTGGAAALISGAGSVLAAAPSRPARAVVLAVAELHRRGAPSGVTGGEHGRTVHMAALGRDPYLTLEGGGDDRYGTLLTDAARLLELSLRSEEYTRARYRMDQARAQGREAVLHLLVGGSVTLAHRVAGAMGDRLPGLLRVCVVESSVRDRSAAAARLERVAEGAAWIVPCPVRSRHLIALIPAEAHRWEQDVLEEMPECRIGASADVALRDTASGYEQAFHALAVARGAPGRWSRFNRQDGLAPLLGSEGARWATDLLGPCLAYEPARRSDPGADELLGTLASWLTFGTGAGRHLKIHRNTLTARLRLVEHLLGFDLLTCVAQQSAVWLALRLRSPHTPPTAGCPTDLPALLATPAAQTWARARLAPLGPAGVDTVCAWLRADTRLSEAAAALGISPPGLRKRLVRAEELMGRSLLHAPSDTYELWLALKALGEV